The window TAGGCTAGCAAATGGACCAGAGATGCCTCCCTTACAAACACAGGAGTACCATACCCATAACCCTGGAAGAAACCCACCAGCATCCCCTGTAGCCCAGACCCCAGCGGAGCAGACAGCTTTCCCTTTGGGGTTTCTATTCCACACATAGTCATGGCAAGCAAAGAGGCGgcacagcagcaaagaggaatAGAGAAGGTCTCGATTGGGATTACAGCCCCAAACTGGAACTCCCATGAGGTCCCCATCCATGGACACACAGCTTTGTCCTCAGGGAAATGGCTgaactgagcagcagcaaatcCCACAAGTGACAatccagaaagaagaaacaaccCAACAGGAGCAGAATCAAACCTGGACACCCTTATGCCCATGAGTCTCTCCTCTCATTGTGTCTGTGTGGATGCTCCCAGGAAGGGGTACCCTGGGGATGCTTGCAGACCCCACAGCACCATGGCTCCCTAGATGGGCTCAACCATCTCAGATCACATGAGGGGAGGAGAGAAGCTCCATCCCTCCATCTGTTTCCAACAGCAGTATTGGGTTTGATCCACACACCCAGAGAGCTAGCCCACGGTTTTCACCTGGCCCCCAGCTCCAAGATAAGCTGCCGGCCCCGTCAGATAGCAGGAGCACAGGATGGGTGGAGAGCGCAGCAGCCCTACAGCAAACTTGTGGTTTCGATGAGGTGAACGGGGAGAGGCAGAGCTTGCTTGTGCCAGGGAGAGGTGAGAAAtgggaggggggaagggagTTAGTTGGGCCCTTCTGTCCCTAAAGTGCAAGGCATTGGCCAGAAGGGACCTCAGACAGGTCTGTCTGCCTTTCCCTGCAACACATGGCCACAGGAGAGGTGATATCACATACCACCAGGGCCCTTACGGCACACATCACATTCTCCAGTCCCGCCGCTGCCCCAGGTGTTTGGTGGCCAAACACAAGCAGCATCTGGTCCTGCTACCCGGGCTCAGGTCCTGGGACTGTGGCTGTGTCCTTGCTGGTGCTGCGTGGGATGATGGGGTGAGCTTTGAAGGGAAAGGgtgcagaggaaaagctgctgaaaaaggaggagaacCTGGAGTTCTGCCATGGAAGAGAGCCTCCCGGTTCTCCTTTGTCTTGCACTGTCCGCTAGCCAGAAGGAAGCTGACCCAGTGACCATTTCTGTACTGCTACTGGAAGAACTGGTTTCCGAGCAGGGGAGCCCAGCTGTTGGTCATTCTGGTAGAGCATAGTCCTGACATGGGNNNNNNNNNNNNNNNNNNNNNNNNNNNggggggggaggggggggggaggagcTCAGGAGAGTGCAGGAGGCCAGGCTGAAGCAGGGATGAGCAGGATGACCTCCAAGCCATGTAGACACAACCCAGCCTGCACAGGATCTCCCCGCAGTTCAGACACAGAGATCATATCACTACAGTGGTTTTCAATGGCAAGGACTTACAAGCAAGTCATGTCGGCCCTCAACTTTGCCAAGAAGGCAAGGACAcgagatggggaaaaaaggagcaaAGATCAACCGCAAAGAGCAGAGCGGGAGGATACATGATGGGAGAAAGCAGAGCATCATTGGTCCTGGATGAGACcaaggagggcagcagggacacAAACACAGGTGGCACTGCCACTCATaccctctcctcccctccccagtcAGCCTGCCCATTGCCCACCGAGGTGAAAAGGATTGCTGAGGGCCACCACAGCCCCCAAGGCTGGCTGAGCAAATTGCcaccagctggagcagagccgGCTCGCTCCCCGGGGGCAGgcgctgcagagcagggcaccAGAGGGACGGCACCCAGGGAGGGGCCACCAGATGCAGGCACACGAGCCAGGCTCCGAGTGTTTGTTCTCCCAGACTCTCCGTGCTAACCCGACGGCAAGCACCCGCTGTTCGGCCACAGCTCCAGCTCACCATGCTGAAATTCAGAAGGTACCTGATCACGTAAGTGGAATTTTATGTGTTAATTACAGTGTTATCTCCTTCAGTACTAGTTGTACTATACCCAGAGGTCACGTCCTTGCAGTGCCTCTGTGCTGAGGAATGGCTGGAGATGGAAGTAGTGGTGGGAATGGTTAAACATGGGAAATTTTGGAGTGACAGCATGTTCTTGTCCAGCGAAGCCCCAAGCACAGTATTTCTCCCATGTGGTAGGTAGGAATTGCATCTTCCAAAAGGCCCTGTGATGCaaaggaagaggagcagcaaacagcaaaccCTATGAATGCACCCAGAGTGAGGTGGGCTCCTGGGGAGGCTCTGCTTGGGAGAGATGGGTGAGGAACAGCCTGGATGAGGCTGGACTTGGGCACAGTGCCCGTGGGCAGCCCTCCTGCTGGGAGAGAGCACTTCAGGGCAGGACAGCCCTTCCCTATACACCTACAGCATATGCATTGCAGCCCTGAGTGTTCCATTCTATCCTGGTTTTGCTGCCTTTAGTGCAACTCCTCGGCATCTCCACTGCCacagctcctccttcctcacAATGTGCTCCTTGATCCCAAGCAACCAGCCTGGATGAAGCGCTCTGCCTTTGTGCAAGCCCAGTCGGACTGTACATGGGCACAATGCATGGCACATTTGGGACCACTTGCTCAGTCACCTCCAAAAAGGCAGCTGATTCAGAGCCCAGATTTTTCACAGGTACGGTGAAAGTTTGCTACCACTTGGGGAGCACCACAGAAGCAAACCCAGAAGTAAATCTGCATGAAGGACACGTGCATGAGCAGCACCGCTTGCAAAGACGCTCTGCATCGCTGCAGCATCATCAAGCCTGCTGTTCCAGATGGCCTCAAACCTAAGAAAGGACATACTGCCAGTGAGAACAGTCAGGAATACTCCTGCTTGCAGCTTCATCCTGGAGCAACTCCTCATCCACCAGCTTCTCTTCTCTCGCTTTGATCTGTCTGAGCATTGGTGACCTTCCACACCAGGGCACTTCAGCAAGccctgccttgctgcagcactgtggcaGCTCTCTTGAATGTACCTTGgcattttgaatgctgtttAGCATCTGGAAATGAGTCTGTGTTCCATAGCCAGtgacttctgcttctttttggGGGGGCTCAAATCCACCACCCGACCCAGGTGTCTCCGCCGTTGCCAAGCTGCTGCATGCCCCCAGCCAGTGAGACACCCATGGGTACCTGCAGGTTTTGGGGTGGCTGTGCTGATGGCAGCTAGCTTGTTCACCATGCCCATAACCATATGTCCTCTCCCAGGTTTTACAGTCCTAACTGCtttagatattaaaaacatCCCAGAAGCTTATCATTTCAACCCAGAGAGCTGAGATCCAAGCAGAACCATGCCTTTGTCTGAAGCGGTGCATGACCACTGTAAGCAAATTACAATTAGTCACAACActtgatcattttttttctgaaacaaagccaGGTTTTAACAGCAAACCCAAATCAGTGGGATACACGTGACCACTTCAAGAGCTGTGTCTGTCACCACCAGCCGCCGGAGCAGGGAGGGCACCCAGCATCCCCCTCTCAGGTGGTGAGACAGCCCGGAGAACAGATGGAGCAGTGCAGGGCTGAAGCAGCTCTTGGACCAACAGGTCTGTGCAGTTCCAGGCCCCTTGTTCAAAACTGCCCACTGATAAAGTGAAGCAGGCAGTGATGATGAATGAGGATTAGAGTGCAGCTTCTGAGTGCCTTCATCTTTACTGCCTGGAACCCTTCACTCCCTGCTCAGCAGAGACcacaaagcagcacacagcccctcTGGTGGCTTGCAGGCTGTGTTCCCACTCAAGaacagcccacagcagaggatTTAACCAGGTTCTCAGCACAAACCAGCCCTCGTTACACGACAGGTCCTCAGGTAGTCATCAGCAGAAGCGCTATGCAAACTGATCCCTTCTCCAGGAAGCTcagccctccagctgctccacTGATAAGGTTAGCATCAAGATCCAGCTCCACCAAGCCCTGTGAGCAGCACAGTTCCCTGAGAAAGGTTTTCCAGGTGCCCATGCACAATGTGGCCCCATAACAGAGCTCAGGAGCAGCCGAGACAAACAgagggcagagaagaaaggGCTTCTCTGTTTATAGAAAGGGACCAGACATCTCTCAGCCAGGCAGGGCAGGGTGAGTGCAGTGAGTGCCTGCTCCTGCTGTTAAAGTCGGCAAGGCATCCCTGAGCAGCCAAGCAACTTTACGGTTATCACTGTTTACCTTTTGGTGTGATATCTGTGTCCTGGCTGGAAATTTCCACTAGGCTCCACTGCTCAAGTACAGCTGTCGATGTTCATTGGTTACCGCTGTCTTGACACCTCTTCCACCCATGGAAAATGACCTTACCTTAAggctaaacaaaaataaacaaaaaataaacaaaagacaAGACTAATTTCTGGCAGGTGTCATGTGGAAGCCTCAAGGtctctcttccctctgccttgTTCCTCACATATTTCTTCCCCCATGCGATCCACTGAGTGGTCTGAAATGTCTGCTTCCCTGCAGGAACCTGAAGGCGATATACAGATGCCAGCCAGGTCGGCTCTGGGTCTCCTTCAGCCTCCTCATCCTCCTTCTGGTCTCATTTCAAGttgtggagaagctgcagcctACCAGGTATGTCCCAGACTGAGTGGCAAACCAGGCTGTTCCAAGCTTTGTCTTGCCTGGCCTCAGAACATTGCAGGATGCAGGATTAGCTCCTTTCCCCCAGTGCCACAGGGCACGGCCATGTCGATGTTGACCTGTCCTTCGCATCCTGCATCCATCCTGACCTGCCAGGCTGGTTGTGCCAAGTGGTCAAGCTCTATgtccagcagcagtgccacccACCCCAAATAGACAAAGAGGAGCATGCTTTGGgatggctgcagaggagctgcccTCCTTGcatgctccctccctcccctgcccCTTTGAGTTGGCCGCCAGCAGCCCCACTCCCACAGGATTGGTGGCTGCTCTTCCCACGGTGGGCAGGAGAAGCTCCCCACACACTTGTTGAGAACAGTGGAGGGTAGGACAATTCCCAGGCAGCAGAAGACAGTTTGAGCAAGCTGGTTGTTGCCCCAGCTCAGCGCAACAGCACACTCAGTGCTCTCAGCAGGGATCCCTTACCTCCCACTGCCATCTCATCTGCcgccctgctgcaggagctgccactGTGAGCTGGAGCGCGCCCTGCAGCAGACCACAGACCACAGCCAGGAGAGCCCTGACTATGTCCTCCAGACCCTTGGCCTGCCAAGGGAGGATGATCACCCATACAGGcagaggaaggctgtgctggagcccaCTGAGAACACACGGGACATTTTCCAGATGCACTTGTACTACAGACAGGTGACACCACAGGAGGGCAGATCGGACAGCCAAGAGAAGCACTGGGCTTGGCAGCCTGCGGAGAGCAGCAACAAGATGACAGCCTATCTTTCAGCCCCACAGCTGAAAtcccagctccccagccccagaAAAGTGACCAGAGGGGATATATTTCCAGGTGTTCCTAAGAGGACTGCCACAGCTCTGGGAGATACTGATGATGGTGTCCTCTTCACAAACAGCATTGCCGCAGAGGAGCACAAGAAAATAACATCACCCCAGATGAGGCAGATGACATTGCAGAGCCCACCTCAGCATCAAGCCATGGGTTCTCTGCCCCAACCTTGGGGTGACCCACTCAAACACACCGTGCTAGATACAGCTCAGCTCCTGAGGGCAGATGACTTCTACAAGACAGAGTTAGAGAGAGGACTTCTCCCGAGCTGGACAGAAATCTCTACAGACGAGATGGCCCTTGGGGATGGCCAGCAGGTAGAAGGCGtcttctttcagaaagcatgCAAACCCAAGACCAACATCGTTTTCCTGAAGGTCCACAAGAGCGCCAGCAGCACCGTCATGAATGTCCTCTTCCGCTTCGGTGAGATGCATAACCTCACCTTCGCCTTCCCGCTCAGGGGTGGCCACCAGCTCTTCTACCCACACCACTTCTTGGCGAGGTTCGTGCAGGGATTCTCCGCAGGAAAGCCTCCCCAGTTCAACATACTGTGCCACCACATGCGCTTCCTGCGGCCAGAGGTAAGGGGCATGGCCTCGGGGCCTTGGGAGCGGGGCAGGAGCAAGGTGGGACACCAGGAAAGCACGGAAGCATTCAAAgatcatacaatcacagaatggcttgagttgcaagggacctcaaagaaaatctagttccaaccccctgccacgggcTGTTGCAgactgctagatcaagcactagattGATTCCTTGTGGCCTCATCCTacctggccttaaacatcttcagggacggggcatccacagcttctctgggcagattgtgccagggcctcaccaccctttcagtgaaaaacttccccatgacatctaatctaaatctcccttcctttagtttaaaaccactacCCCCGTCCATCACTATCtatccatgtaaaaagttgatttccctcctgtttataatctcctttaaacactggaagacaataatgaggtctccctggagccttctcttctccagtgcgagcaagcccagctccctcagcctgtattagtaggagaggtgctccagccctctgagcatcttcatggcacTCCTTGTGCATCTCCTGAGGGCTTCTGCAGTTGAATTCAATGaaaccatttctgtttttccaggaaGCAGCTCCCTTCACCCTGCCCCAcctttaaaactgctttttcccCTGTGCAGGTGCAGAAAGTggtgcccagcacagctgtctACTTCTCCATCCTGAGGAACCCTGTGCAGCTCATGGAGTCGTCCTTCGTGTACTACAAGGGTACGTCTGCCTTCTCCCGTGCCCGTAGCCTGGAGGAGTTCCTCAGCCAGCCCTACCGCTTCTACAACCCCACGGCCAGCGACAGCCACTACGCCAGGAACCTCATGACGTTTGACTTCGGCTTCAACCCCGATGCGGAGGTCACACCCAAGCGGGTGAACTTAATGCTGAAGGCCATCGAGGC of the Numida meleagris isolate 19003 breed g44 Domestic line chromosome 4, NumMel1.0, whole genome shotgun sequence genome contains:
- the LOC110398581 gene encoding galactose-3-O-sulfotransferase 2-like, which produces MHLYYRQVTPQEGRSDSQEKHWAWQPAESSNKMTAYLSAPQLKSQLPSPRKVTRGDIFPGVPKRTATALGDTDDGVLFTNSIAAEEHKKITSPQMRQMTLQSPPQHQAMGSLPQPWGDPLKHTVLDTAQLLRADDFYKTELERGLLPSWTEISTDEMALGDGQQVEGVFFQKACKPKTNIVFLKVHKSASSTVMNVLFRFGEMHNLTFAFPLRGGHQLFYPHHFLARFVQGFSAGKPPQFNILCHHMRFLRPEVQKVVPSTAVYFSILRNPVQLMESSFVYYKGTSAFSRARSLEEFLSQPYRFYNPTASDSHYARNLMTFDFGFNPDAEVTPKRVNLMLKAIEASFDLLLISEYFDESMVLLKETLCWDLDSVVSFPLNSRDSSTRSPLSSIIAEKIKAWNRLDWEIYTHFNRTFWERIERDIGRERMWREVRALRQRQAELARTCLQGTGSVGPKDIKDSSLRPLQYGSARILGYNLKQGLDEATEHMCRRLVTPELQYSTALYKKQFPPKPPQNTPQRPLQKPLQLAPSLQGMQQGKALRYRLEGTRH